The Blautia obeum ATCC 29174 region TGGAACACTTTACCGGGTTTGGACCGATAGTTTCACTTGTCACAGGAATCCTGAGTGTGATGGCCGGATTTATGCTCGCGGCGCATCCGGAAGCAGGAAACTGGGCGCTTGCAATGATTCTTCCAATCTGGATTATTGCGCATTGTATTTCCAGACTTTCTCATCTGCAGTATATGAAGATGCATTACGGAATGACTTATTATACGATTTCACTGATTCTGAATATCCTTGGTCTGCTCGTTGGAATCCTTCTGATCTTCCGGCCGATGATCACGATCCTTTCCATGGGTGTGCTTGTAGGAGGCTTCATGATCATTGAGGGAGTGGAGCTCATTCTTGTTGGACTGGACGGTAGACAATATTACAGATAAAAAAGAAATTCAGGTACAGGTGGATCTGGTATTGGCCTGTCAGTTGCAAAAGCAATCGTACAGGCGCATAAAGGTAAAATTACCGCAGAAAATAAAAACGGAAAAGGATTGACGATCACGATTCTTCTATAAAAAGAAGAATATGTGAACAAAGCCGCCGCACTCTTGTGCGGTGGCTTTTTATATTGTAAA contains the following coding sequences:
- a CDS encoding HdeD family acid-resistance protein; the protein is MNRRSDIGWFELIVGIILIIFGVVIMRQPVGVLTWIVILCGVLAILSGIGDIVLYVKMEHFTGFGPIVSLVTGILSVMAGFMLAAHPEAGNWALAMILPIWIIAHCISRLSHLQYMKMHYGMTYYTISLILNILGLLVGILLIFRPMITILSMGVLVGGFMIIEGVELILVGLDGRQYYR